One region of Camelina sativa cultivar DH55 chromosome 6, Cs, whole genome shotgun sequence genomic DNA includes:
- the LOC104699184 gene encoding uncharacterized protein LOC104699184 has protein sequence MIICPCKDCRNVVRQLNSVVVEHLVIRGMDEAYKVHSDWYHHGDVKSVDEFQSKPTQWNEEVFELYKAAEFFDQELAFRGDLADQPVGDLSEIAEGEDQQEDEFLAKIRDAETPLYPSCSNHSKLSAIVTLFRIKTHNGWSDKSFNELLQTLPSMLPDGNVFHTSLYDVKKFLKSFHMGYEKIDACVNDCCLFRKKLKKLDKCPKCNASRWKTNKRTNEVKKGVPQKVLRYFPIIPRLKRMFRSEDMAKDLRWHYTNKSTDGKLRHPVDSVTWAQMNEKYPSFAAEERNIRLGLSTDGFNPFNMKNSNYSSWPVLLVNYNLPPHLCMKKENIMLTLLIPGPQQPGNNIDVYLEPLIEDLNHLWKNGELTYDAFSKSTFTLKAMLLWTISDFPAYGNLAGCKVKGKMGCPMCGKNTDSMWLKFSRKHVYMCHRKGLAPTHRYREKKTWFDGKVEHRRKSRILTGHEVHQNLKNFQNDFGNVKKAGMKRKRTVYKEPVFDSDDDESESDEDEEVEVDEDELSRWKKRSILFTLPYWEDLPVRHNLDVMHIEKNVTHSIVSTLLHCGKSKDGLNARKDLQHLGLRXSDAPAFLTNPDEDHLAKLLGPDNSGRLRAMGRGMSKTKLACLQMQSKCMAEMEERQVKLVKQVNALESELGRIKNQVRYLRVLYYSSAS, from the coding sequence ATGATAATATGTCCTTGTAAAGACTGTCGTAATGTAGTACGACAGTTAAACAGTGTTGTGGTTGAGCATCTTGTAATAAGAGGGATGGATGAGGCATACAAGGTGCATAgtgattggtatcatcatggagatGTGAAGTCAGTAGATGAATTTCAAAGTAAACCAACTCAGTGGAATGAggaagtttttgagttatataaagcTGCTGAATTTTTTGATCAAGAGTTGGCTTTTAGAGGTGACTTAGCTGACCAACCTGTGGGCGACTTAAGTGAGATTGCAGAGGGTGAGGACCAACAAGAGGATGAGTTCCTTGCAAAGATCCGGGATGCTGAAACCCCACTATACCCTAGCTGTTCAAACCACAGCAAGTTATCGGCTATTGTGACTTTGTTTAGGATTAAGACACATAATGGCTGGTCGGATAAGAGCTTCAATGAACTGCTTCAGACATTGCCAAGCATGTTGCCAGATGGTAATGTCTTTCACACATCATTGTATGAtgtcaagaaatttttaaagagcTTTCATATGGGATATGAAAAGATCGACGCATGTGTTAATGATTGCTGCCTCTTcagaaagaagttaaagaagctTGATAAATGTCCCAAATGTAATGCTTCACGGTGGAAGACTAATAAGCGGACTAATGAGGTAAAGAAAGGTGTCCCACAGAAAGtattaagatattttccaaTTATACCAAGGCTGAAGAGAATGTTCAGATCAGAGGACATGGCTAAGGACTTACGGTGGCATTACACTAACAAGAGCACTGATGGAAAACTTCGACATCCAGTAGATTCTGTTACATGGGCTCAGATGAATGAGAAGTATCCTTCATTTGCAGCTGAAGAAAGGAACATACGGCTTGGGCTGTCCACAGATGGATTTAATCCATTCAACATGAAGAATAGTAATTATAGTAGCTGGCCTGTGCTATTGGTAAACTACAATTTGCCTCCTCACCTTtgtatgaagaaggagaatataATGTTGACATTATTGATTCCTGGTCCACAACAACCAGGTAATAATATTGATGTCTACCTAGAACCTCTTATTGAGGATTTGAATCATCTGTGGAAGAATGGAGAGCTAACGTATGATGCTTTTAGTAAAAGTACATTTACTCTAAAGGCAATGCTTCTCTGGACCATTAGTGATTTTCCTGCGTATGGAAATCTTGCTGGTTGTAAAGTAAAAGGTAAAATGGGATGTCCTATGTGTGGGAAAAATACTGATAGTATGTGGTTGAAGTTTAGCAGGAAACATGTCTACATGTGTCATAGAAAAGGTTTGGCTCCAACACACAGATATAGGGAAAAGAAGACTTGGTTTGATGGAAAAGTTGAGCATAGGAGAAAGTCAAGAATTTTAACTGGTCATGAAGTTCATCAGAATCTGAAAAACTTCCAAAATGATTTCGGAAATGTGAAAAAGGCtgggatgaagagaaagagaactgTCTATAAAGAACCAGTGTttgacagtgatgatgatgaaagtgaatccgatgaagatgaggaagtaGAAGTAGATGAAGATGAGTTATCAAGGTGGAAGAAAAGATCCATTTTATTTACTCTGCCTTATTGGGAGGATCTACCAGTACGGCATAATTTGGATGTAATGCACATAGAAAAGAATGTGACTCACAGCATTGTATCCACATTGTTGCATTGTGGAAAATCTAAGGATGGTCTTAATGCTCGTAAGGATCTTCAACATCTTGGTCTAAGAANAAGTGATGCTccagcatttttaacaaatccagATGAAGATCACCTCGCCAAGCTTTTAGGACCTGACAATTCTGGTAGGCTGAGGGCAATGGGTAGAGGCATGAGTAAGACCAAATTAGCTTGTTTACAAATGCAGAGCAAGTGTATGGCTGAAATGGAAGAGCGGcaagtaaaattagtaaaacaggTCAATGCCTTGGAAAGTGAACTTGGCAGAATCAAGAATCAGGTTAGATACTTAAGAGTTCTCTACTATTCATCAGCCAGTTAG
- the LOC104699185 gene encoding carboxyl-terminal-processing peptidase 3, chloroplastic isoform X1 → MVEMFPLRSADAVYGKIKAMLSTLGDPFTRLISPKEYQSFRIGSDGNLQGVGLFINTEPRTGHLVVMSCIEGSPADRAGINEGEELVEINGEKMDGIDSEAAAQKLRGRVGTFVTIKLKSVNGSGTDSGIREVKVPRDYIKLSPISSTIIPHTTPHGRLGKTGYVKLTAFSQTAASEMERAVHEMENQNVQSYILDLRNNPGGLVKAGLDVAQLWLDGDETLVYTIDREGVTSPINMIDGHAVTHDPLVVLVNEGSASASEILAGALHDNGRATLVGNRTFGKGKIQSVTELNDGSALFVTVAKYLSPSLHEIDQVGIAPDVHCTTDMIDSLTGEIHKKVNSSVPLLEADSCVVVAEHELETRRSNGTAS, encoded by the exons ATGGTGGAAATGTTTCCTTTAAGATCAGCTGATGCTGTTTACGGAAAGATCAAAGCTATGCTCTCTACGCTTGGTGATCCCTTTACTCGACTCATTAGCCCAAAg GAGTACCAAAGTTTTAGAATTGGCAGCGATGGAAATCTCCAAGGTGTTGGCCTTTTCATAAACACAGAACCAAGAACAGGTCACTTG GTTGTTATGTCTTGCATAGAAGGTAGCCCGGCAGATCGTGCTGGAATAAATGAAGGCGAGGAATTAGTCGAGATAAATG GTGAGAAAATGGATGGTATTGATAGTGAAGCAGCAGCACAGAAGCTGAGAGGCCGAGTTGGAACGTTTGTTAccataaaacttaaaagt GTGAATGGATCAGGGACAGATTCTGGTATCAGAGAG GTCAAGGTACCCCGAGATTACATTAAGCTATCTCCAATATCCAGTACTATAATCCCACATACAACACCTCATGGACGTTTAGGAAAGACTGGTTATGTCAAACTCACAGCATTTTCTCAG ACTGCAGCATCCGAAATGGAGCGTGCTGTACATGAGATGGAGAATCAGAATGTTCAGTCATACATTCTAGACCTAAGGAACAATCCG GGAGGTCTGGTTAAAGCTGGACTCGATGTTGCACAATTATGGCTTGATGGAGATGAGACCCTTGTATATACAATTGACCGGGAAGGGGTTACATCACCTATAAATATGATTGATGGACACGCCGTGACACATGATCCACTTGTCGTGCTT GTGAATGAAGGAAGTGCGAGTGCAAGTGAGATTTTAGCAGGTGCCTTACACGATAACGGTCGAGCTACACTTGTCGGTAACCGGACATTTGGGAAAGGAAAAATTCAG AGTGTAACGGAGCTAAACGATGGGTCGGCTTTGTTTGTGACGGTGGCTAAGTATTTGTCTCCGTCTCTACACGAAATTGATCAAGTAGGGATTGCACCTGATGTACATTGTACCACGGATATGATCGATTCTTTGACCGGTGAGATACATAAGAAGGTGAACAGTTCGGTTCCATTGCTTGAAGCAGACTCATGTGTTGTGGTTGCTGAGCACGAACTTGAGACTCGACGATCTAATGGAACAGCTTCTTGA
- the LOC104699185 gene encoding carboxyl-terminal-processing peptidase 3, chloroplastic isoform X2: protein MSCIEGSPADRAGINEGEELVEINGEKMDGIDSEAAAQKLRGRVGTFVTIKLKSVNGSGTDSGIREVKVPRDYIKLSPISSTIIPHTTPHGRLGKTGYVKLTAFSQTAASEMERAVHEMENQNVQSYILDLRNNPGGLVKAGLDVAQLWLDGDETLVYTIDREGVTSPINMIDGHAVTHDPLVVLVNEGSASASEILAGALHDNGRATLVGNRTFGKGKIQSVTELNDGSALFVTVAKYLSPSLHEIDQVGIAPDVHCTTDMIDSLTGEIHKKVNSSVPLLEADSCVVVAEHELETRRSNGTAS, encoded by the exons ATGTCTTGCATAGAAGGTAGCCCGGCAGATCGTGCTGGAATAAATGAAGGCGAGGAATTAGTCGAGATAAATG GTGAGAAAATGGATGGTATTGATAGTGAAGCAGCAGCACAGAAGCTGAGAGGCCGAGTTGGAACGTTTGTTAccataaaacttaaaagt GTGAATGGATCAGGGACAGATTCTGGTATCAGAGAG GTCAAGGTACCCCGAGATTACATTAAGCTATCTCCAATATCCAGTACTATAATCCCACATACAACACCTCATGGACGTTTAGGAAAGACTGGTTATGTCAAACTCACAGCATTTTCTCAG ACTGCAGCATCCGAAATGGAGCGTGCTGTACATGAGATGGAGAATCAGAATGTTCAGTCATACATTCTAGACCTAAGGAACAATCCG GGAGGTCTGGTTAAAGCTGGACTCGATGTTGCACAATTATGGCTTGATGGAGATGAGACCCTTGTATATACAATTGACCGGGAAGGGGTTACATCACCTATAAATATGATTGATGGACACGCCGTGACACATGATCCACTTGTCGTGCTT GTGAATGAAGGAAGTGCGAGTGCAAGTGAGATTTTAGCAGGTGCCTTACACGATAACGGTCGAGCTACACTTGTCGGTAACCGGACATTTGGGAAAGGAAAAATTCAG AGTGTAACGGAGCTAAACGATGGGTCGGCTTTGTTTGTGACGGTGGCTAAGTATTTGTCTCCGTCTCTACACGAAATTGATCAAGTAGGGATTGCACCTGATGTACATTGTACCACGGATATGATCGATTCTTTGACCGGTGAGATACATAAGAAGGTGAACAGTTCGGTTCCATTGCTTGAAGCAGACTCATGTGTTGTGGTTGCTGAGCACGAACTTGAGACTCGACGATCTAATGGAACAGCTTCTTGA
- the LOC104792064 gene encoding non-functional pseudokinase ZED1, with protein MESHELLTFCISSKSCKVTLVDLTCSSTSSDSLSFLHPFQHKTIFILQSHFPGLEMLRLFRKKQKKKEEQEINFQTNGGLLLEELIATSGGIYNPIRTFSSHQILQATNHFDWNYVISEDRFVWYKGMIENRPVLIKKFQDCSVFEADNFSRDIAVSSLMSSHKNVLQLLGCCLEFPRPVLVCEYPQNGALNCIRRGKEGLRPFPWNVRLRIAKEVADAVAYLHTEFPRTIIHRDLKLANIFLDMTWSAKLSSFSLSLLIPEGETGVEDMVCRTSSYVEPDYFNTGLVTENVDIYSLGIIMLVLLTGKSEYNSDVAVYLPVKPDYVGKFLEQGLLTELIDPSMLENASDDIPERSRLQMEAFIELAFRCVRFRPGENVPRMIDVAKELKKIEKHT; from the coding sequence ATGGAAAGTCATGAATTGTTGACTTTTTGCATAAGCTCCAAATCATGTAAAGTGACCCTCGTTGACTTGACTTGTTCTAGCACTTCTTCTGACTCTCTTTCCTTCTTGCATCCCTTTCAACACAAGACaatcttcattcttcaatctCATTTCCCGGGTTTAGAGATGTTGCGTTTGTTcagaaagaagcagaagaagaaagaggagcaGGAGATAAATTTCCAGACGAACGGGGGCTTATTGTTGGAAGAACTCATTGCAACTTCAGGAGGTATATACAATCCCATCCGTACGTTTTCCTCCCACCAAATCCTTCAAGCCACAAACCACTTTGACTGGAACTATGTAATCTCTGAAGACAGATTCGTGTGGTACAAAGGCATGATTGAAAACAGACCCGTACTGATCAAGAAATTCCAAGACTGTTCTGTTTTTGAGGCTGACAACTTCTCCCGCGACATTGCTGTTTCGTCTTTGATGAGTAGCCATAAGAATGTTCTCCAGCTCTTGGGGTGTTGTCTGGAGTTTCCTCGTCCGGTTCTCGTGTGTGAATACCCACAAAATGGAGCTCTAAACTGCATAAGACGCGGAAAGGAAGGACTCCGGCCATTCCCTTGGAATGTAAGGTTGCGGATCGCTAAGGAGGTAGCAGATGCTGTAGCGTATCTTCATACCGAATTCCCCAGGACTATAATCCATAGAGATTTAAAGcttgcaaatattttcttggaCATGACTTGGTCTGCTAAGCTCTCTTCTTTCAGCCTCAGCTTACTTATTCCAGAGGGAGAAACGGGCGTAGAAGACATGGTTTGCAGGACATCAAGCTATGTCGAACCAGATTACTTTAATACAGGTTTGGTCACCGAGAATGTCGACATCTATAGCCTTGGGATTATCATGCTAGTTCTTTTGACAGGAAAGTCTGAATACAACTCGGATGTCGCTGTTTATCTTCCTGTAAAGCCTGACTACGTTGGGAAGTTTCTTGAGCAAGGTCTGTTGACTGAACTGATAGACCCGTCGATGTTGGAAAATGCGAGTGATGACATTCCCGAGCGTTCAAGACTGCAAATGGAAGCGTTCATTGAGCTTGCTTTTAGATGTGTAAGATTCAGACCAGGAGAGAACGTGCCCCGTATGATAGACGTTGCAAAAGAActcaaaaagatagaaaaacatACCTGA
- the LOC104792065 gene encoding non-functional pseudokinase ZED1-like, translated as MKKRYLTSGSDRRNKEKSWFLDNGGVFLKELIADCNGKSIPIRSFSSEQILKATSNFDLACSVSQGVYYEWYSGKIEDRSYMIKRFSDDEFTRRHRVGSVYNDIVLSARMSNHSNFLKLLGCCLEFPFPVLVFEFAEHGVLNQRGGIVVNGEESLLPLILRLKIGKEIANAVSYLHMAFPKIIIHRDVKPMHVFLDKNWTAKLSDLSFSISLPEGKSRIAAEWIMGTFGYLDPLYYATSFVTQYTDAYSFGVFLLVILTGKPAVFTDSDGDPQGVLGYVRGLCEDGKLDEVIDPMLMKDITSGQRLQVEACVVLALRCCEKRDEDRPKMIQVAKELKRIETSLRNSS; from the coding sequence ATGAAGAAACGTTATCTAACATCTGGGTCTGATAGAAGAAACAAGGAGAAGAGCTGGTTCTTGGACAACGGAGGCGTCTTTTTAAAAGAGCTAATTGCTGATTGTAATGGTAAATCCATTCCTATTCGCAGCTTTTCTTCTGAACAGATCTTGAAAGCCACCAGTAACTTCGATTTAGCCTGTTCTGTCTCACAAGGTGTGTACTATGAATGGTATAGTGGTAAAATCGAAGACAGATCTTACATGATCAAGAGGTTCTCCGATGATGAATTCACAAGAAGACACAGAGTTGGATCGGTTTACAATGATATTGTCTTGTCTGCTCGGATGAGCAATCACAGCAACTTTCTCAAACTGTTGGGATGTTGTCTCGAGTTCCCTTTTCCGGTTCTGGTGTTTGAATTCGCAGAACATGGAGTCCTGAACCAGCGAGGAGGGATTGTGGTTAATGGTGAAGAGTCTTTATTGCCATTGATTTTACGGTTGAAGATTGGGAAAGAGATTGCAAATGCTGTGAGTTATCTTCACATGGCGTTCCCTAAGATCATCATACATAGAGATGTTAAACCGATGCACGTCTTCTTGGACAAGAACTGGACTGCAAAGTTGTCTGATTTATCCTTCTCAATATCTCTCCCTGAGGGTAAATCAAGAATAGCAGCAGAATGGATTATGGGAACATTTGGGTATCTCGATCCATTATACTATGCCACTAGTTTTGTGACCCAATATACCGATGCGTACAGCTTCGGGgtctttttgttggttattCTCACTGGCAAACCGGCTGTCTTCACTGATTCTGATGGAGATCCCCAAGGTGTTCTTGGCTATGTTAGAGGTTTATGTGAGGATGGGAAGCTTGATGAAGTCATTGATCCAATGTTGATGAAAGATATCACTAGTGGTCAAAGGTTGCAAGTCGAAGCGTGTGTGGTGCTTGCTTTGAGATGCTGcgagaagagagatgaagacAGACCAAAGATGATCCAAGTAGCTAAAGAACTCAAGCGGATTGAAACATCATTGAGAAATTCTAGCTAG
- the LOC104792066 gene encoding non-functional pseudokinase ZED1-like isoform X4 encodes MLCPSRRKQKKQQKINFQKHGSLLLEEIIASSGGKYNPISTFSSHQILQATNHFDWNYVIYEDIFLWYKGTIENRAVLIKCIKYENLVPHNFYLDIAVSSMMSCHKNVLKLIGCCLEFPRPVLVCEYPEMGALTYRGGAGMVIKPLPWNVRLKIAKEIAVAVTYLHTEFPRTIIHRDLKLENVFLDKNWTAKLSSFGLSISIPEGQSGVQDMVCGTTGFVETQYATTGFVTENVDIYNLGFIMLSLLTGKRRLHEEPANGDIYKLIMLPDYVGEILERGCRWKHSLNLL; translated from the exons ATGTTGTGCCCGTCAAGGaggaaacagaagaaacaacaaaagatcaATTTCCAGAAGCATGGGAGCTTATTGTTGGAAGAAATTATTGCATCGTCAGGAGGTAAGTACAATCCCATCAGTACGTTTTCTTCCCACCAAATCCTTCAAGCCACAAACCACTTCGACTGGAACTACGTAATCTATGAAGACATATTCTTGTGGTACAAAGGTACAATTGAAAACAGAGCCGTACTGATCAAGTgcattaaatatgaaaacttagTCCCTCACAATTTCTACCTTGATATAGCAGTCTCATCGATGATGAGCTGCCATAAAAACGTTCTCAAGCTTATAGGGTGTTGTCTAGAGTTTCCTCGTCCGGTTCTCGTGTGTGAATACCCAGAAATGGGAGCTCTTACCTATCGAGGAGGTGCGGGGATGGTAATCAAGCCTTTGCCTTGGAATGTAAGATTGAAGATCGCTAAGGAGATTGCAGTTGCTGTAACTTATCTTCATACTGAATTCCCTAGGACTATAATCCATAGGGATTTAAAGCTTGAAAATGTTTTCTTGGACAAGAATTGGACTGCTAAGCTCTCTTCTTTCGGCCTCAGCATATCGATTCCGGAGGGACAATCGGGCGTACAAGACATGGTTTGCGGAACAACAGGCTTTGTGGAGACACAGTATGCAACAACAGGCTTTGTCACTGAGAATGTTGACATCTACAACCTTGGATTCATCATGCTAAGTCTTTTGACAGGAAAGCGTAGATTGCATGAAGAACCCGCTAATGGTGACATTTATAAGCTGATTATGTTGCCTGATTATGTTGGGGAGATTCTTGAGCGAG GCTGCAGATGGAAGCATTCCTTGAACTTGCTTTGA
- the LOC104792066 gene encoding non-functional pseudokinase ZED1-like isoform X2: MLCPSRRKQKKQQKINFQKHGSLLLEEIIASSGGKYNPISTFSSHQILQATNHFDWNYVIYEDIFLWYKAVSSMMSCHKNVLKLIGCCLEFPRPVLVCEYPEMGALTYRGGAGMVIKPLPWNVRLKIAKEIAVAVTYLHTEFPRTIIHRDLKLENVFLDKNWTAKLSSFGLSISIPEGQSGVQDMVCGTTGFVETQYATTGFVTENVDIYNLGFIMLSLLTGKRRLHEEPANGDIYKLIMLPDYVGEILERGPFTELIDPSMLNSTTDNIPDHLRLQMEAFLELALKCIRFRPAGENVLRMIDVAKELKKIENHT; encoded by the exons ATGTTGTGCCCGTCAAGGaggaaacagaagaaacaacaaaagatcaATTTCCAGAAGCATGGGAGCTTATTGTTGGAAGAAATTATTGCATCGTCAGGAGGTAAGTACAATCCCATCAGTACGTTTTCTTCCCACCAAATCCTTCAAGCCACAAACCACTTCGACTGGAACTACGTAATCTATGAAGACATATTCTTGTGGTACAAAG CAGTCTCATCGATGATGAGCTGCCATAAAAACGTTCTCAAGCTTATAGGGTGTTGTCTAGAGTTTCCTCGTCCGGTTCTCGTGTGTGAATACCCAGAAATGGGAGCTCTTACCTATCGAGGAGGTGCGGGGATGGTAATCAAGCCTTTGCCTTGGAATGTAAGATTGAAGATCGCTAAGGAGATTGCAGTTGCTGTAACTTATCTTCATACTGAATTCCCTAGGACTATAATCCATAGGGATTTAAAGCTTGAAAATGTTTTCTTGGACAAGAATTGGACTGCTAAGCTCTCTTCTTTCGGCCTCAGCATATCGATTCCGGAGGGACAATCGGGCGTACAAGACATGGTTTGCGGAACAACAGGCTTTGTGGAGACACAGTATGCAACAACAGGCTTTGTCACTGAGAATGTTGACATCTACAACCTTGGATTCATCATGCTAAGTCTTTTGACAGGAAAGCGTAGATTGCATGAAGAACCCGCTAATGGTGACATTTATAAGCTGATTATGTTGCCTGATTATGTTGGGGAGATTCTTGAGCGAGGTCCGTTCACTGAACTGATAGACCCTTCGATGTTGAATAGCACAACTGACAATATTCCTGATCATTTAAGGCTGCAGATGGAAGCATTCCTTGAACTTGCTTTGAAATGTATTAGATTCAGACCTGCAGGGGAAAACGTGCTTCGCATGATAGACGTTGCAAAAGAGCTCAAGAAGATAGAAAACCATACATGA
- the LOC104792066 gene encoding non-functional pseudokinase ZED1-like isoform X1, whose protein sequence is MLCPSRRKQKKQQKINFQKHGSLLLEEIIASSGGKYNPISTFSSHQILQATNHFDWNYVIYEDIFLWYKGTIENRAVLIKCIKYENLVPHNFYLDIAVSSMMSCHKNVLKLIGCCLEFPRPVLVCEYPEMGALTYRGGAGMVIKPLPWNVRLKIAKEIAVAVTYLHTEFPRTIIHRDLKLENVFLDKNWTAKLSSFGLSISIPEGQSGVQDMVCGTTGFVETQYATTGFVTENVDIYNLGFIMLSLLTGKRRLHEEPANGDIYKLIMLPDYVGEILERGPFTELIDPSMLNSTTDNIPDHLRLQMEAFLELALKCIRFRPAGENVLRMIDVAKELKKIENHT, encoded by the coding sequence ATGTTGTGCCCGTCAAGGaggaaacagaagaaacaacaaaagatcaATTTCCAGAAGCATGGGAGCTTATTGTTGGAAGAAATTATTGCATCGTCAGGAGGTAAGTACAATCCCATCAGTACGTTTTCTTCCCACCAAATCCTTCAAGCCACAAACCACTTCGACTGGAACTACGTAATCTATGAAGACATATTCTTGTGGTACAAAGGTACAATTGAAAACAGAGCCGTACTGATCAAGTgcattaaatatgaaaacttagTCCCTCACAATTTCTACCTTGATATAGCAGTCTCATCGATGATGAGCTGCCATAAAAACGTTCTCAAGCTTATAGGGTGTTGTCTAGAGTTTCCTCGTCCGGTTCTCGTGTGTGAATACCCAGAAATGGGAGCTCTTACCTATCGAGGAGGTGCGGGGATGGTAATCAAGCCTTTGCCTTGGAATGTAAGATTGAAGATCGCTAAGGAGATTGCAGTTGCTGTAACTTATCTTCATACTGAATTCCCTAGGACTATAATCCATAGGGATTTAAAGCTTGAAAATGTTTTCTTGGACAAGAATTGGACTGCTAAGCTCTCTTCTTTCGGCCTCAGCATATCGATTCCGGAGGGACAATCGGGCGTACAAGACATGGTTTGCGGAACAACAGGCTTTGTGGAGACACAGTATGCAACAACAGGCTTTGTCACTGAGAATGTTGACATCTACAACCTTGGATTCATCATGCTAAGTCTTTTGACAGGAAAGCGTAGATTGCATGAAGAACCCGCTAATGGTGACATTTATAAGCTGATTATGTTGCCTGATTATGTTGGGGAGATTCTTGAGCGAGGTCCGTTCACTGAACTGATAGACCCTTCGATGTTGAATAGCACAACTGACAATATTCCTGATCATTTAAGGCTGCAGATGGAAGCATTCCTTGAACTTGCTTTGAAATGTATTAGATTCAGACCTGCAGGGGAAAACGTGCTTCGCATGATAGACGTTGCAAAAGAGCTCAAGAAGATAGAAAACCATACATGA
- the LOC104792066 gene encoding non-functional pseudokinase ZED1-like isoform X3: protein MLCPSRRKQKKQQKINFQKHGSLLLEEIIASSGGKYNPISTFSSHQILQATNHFDWNYVIYEDIFLWYKVSSMMSCHKNVLKLIGCCLEFPRPVLVCEYPEMGALTYRGGAGMVIKPLPWNVRLKIAKEIAVAVTYLHTEFPRTIIHRDLKLENVFLDKNWTAKLSSFGLSISIPEGQSGVQDMVCGTTGFVETQYATTGFVTENVDIYNLGFIMLSLLTGKRRLHEEPANGDIYKLIMLPDYVGEILERGPFTELIDPSMLNSTTDNIPDHLRLQMEAFLELALKCIRFRPAGENVLRMIDVAKELKKIENHT, encoded by the exons ATGTTGTGCCCGTCAAGGaggaaacagaagaaacaacaaaagatcaATTTCCAGAAGCATGGGAGCTTATTGTTGGAAGAAATTATTGCATCGTCAGGAGGTAAGTACAATCCCATCAGTACGTTTTCTTCCCACCAAATCCTTCAAGCCACAAACCACTTCGACTGGAACTACGTAATCTATGAAGACATATTCTTGTGGTACAAAG TCTCATCGATGATGAGCTGCCATAAAAACGTTCTCAAGCTTATAGGGTGTTGTCTAGAGTTTCCTCGTCCGGTTCTCGTGTGTGAATACCCAGAAATGGGAGCTCTTACCTATCGAGGAGGTGCGGGGATGGTAATCAAGCCTTTGCCTTGGAATGTAAGATTGAAGATCGCTAAGGAGATTGCAGTTGCTGTAACTTATCTTCATACTGAATTCCCTAGGACTATAATCCATAGGGATTTAAAGCTTGAAAATGTTTTCTTGGACAAGAATTGGACTGCTAAGCTCTCTTCTTTCGGCCTCAGCATATCGATTCCGGAGGGACAATCGGGCGTACAAGACATGGTTTGCGGAACAACAGGCTTTGTGGAGACACAGTATGCAACAACAGGCTTTGTCACTGAGAATGTTGACATCTACAACCTTGGATTCATCATGCTAAGTCTTTTGACAGGAAAGCGTAGATTGCATGAAGAACCCGCTAATGGTGACATTTATAAGCTGATTATGTTGCCTGATTATGTTGGGGAGATTCTTGAGCGAGGTCCGTTCACTGAACTGATAGACCCTTCGATGTTGAATAGCACAACTGACAATATTCCTGATCATTTAAGGCTGCAGATGGAAGCATTCCTTGAACTTGCTTTGAAATGTATTAGATTCAGACCTGCAGGGGAAAACGTGCTTCGCATGATAGACGTTGCAAAAGAGCTCAAGAAGATAGAAAACCATACATGA